The Haemorhous mexicanus isolate bHaeMex1 chromosome 5, bHaeMex1.pri, whole genome shotgun sequence genome contains a region encoding:
- the DLD gene encoding dihydrolipoyl dehydrogenase, mitochondrial, with amino-acid sequence MQRWGRVSCALARRSHFDRIHHGLQGVCAVPQRSYADQVDADVTVIGSGPGGYVAAIKAAQLGFKTVCVEKNATLGGTCLNVGCIPSKALLNNSHLYHLAHGKDFANRGIEITGLRLNLEKMMEQKSSAVKALTGGIAHLFKQNKVVHVSGFGKITGKNQVTATKEDGSTQVINTKNILIATGSEVAPFPGITIDEDNIVSSTGALSLKKVPEKMVVIGAGVIGVELGSVWQRLGADVTAVEFMGHVGGMGIDMEISKNFQRILQKQGFKFKLNTKVTGATKTPDGKIDVAVEAAAGGNAEVITCDVLLVCIGRRPFTKNLGLEEIGIELDKRGRIPVNNRFQTKIPNIYAIGDVVAGPMLAHKAEDEGILCVEGMAGGAVHIDYNCVPSVIYTHPEVAWVGKSEEQLKEEGVEYKIGKFPFAANSRAKTNADTDGMVKILSHKSTDRMLGAHILGSGAGEMVNEAALAMEYGASCEDVARVCHAHPTVSEAFREANLAASFGKAINF; translated from the exons ATGCAGCGTTGGGGCCGCGTCTCCTGCGCGCTTGCTCGG agAAGCCATTTTGATCGAATTCATCATGGTCTTCAGGGAGTTTGTGCAGTGCCACAAAGGTCCTATGCTGATCAAG TTGATGCTGATGTCACAGTTATTGGCTCTGGCCCTGGAGGATATGTTGCTGCTATCAAAGCAGCTCAGCTTGGGTTTAAG ACTGTCTGtgtagaaaaaaatgcaacattAGGGGGAACCTGTTTGAATGTTGGATGTATTCCATCCAAG GCCTTGCTGAACAACTCACATCTGTATCACTTGGCCCATGGAAAAGATTTCGCTAATAGAGGAATTGAAA TTACAGGACTCCGTTTGAATCTAGAGAAGATGATGGAACAGAAGAGTAGTGCAgtgaaggccttaacaggtgGAATTGCtcatttatttaaacaaaacaag GTTGTACATGTATCTGGGTTTGGAAAAATAACTGGCAAAAACCAAGTCACTGCAACTAAAGAAGATGGCAGCACACAAGTTATCAACACAAAGAACATACTCATAGCCACAGGCTCAGAAGttgctcccttccctggaatTACT ATTGATGAAGATAACATTGTGTCATCCACTGGTGCACTGTCACTGAAAAAAGTTCCTGAAAAGATGGTTGTCATTGGTGCAGGAGTCATTGGTGTAGAACTG GGTTCAGTTTGGCAGCGCCTCGGTGCAGATGTGACAGCTGTTGAGTTCATGGGCCATGTTGGGGGAATGGGAATTGACATGGAGATCTCTAAAAACTTCCAACGTATTCTTCAGAAGCAGGGATTCAAGTTTAAACTGAACACCAAAGTTACTGGTGCTACCAAGACACCAGATGGAAAAATAGATGTAGC TGttgaagctgctgctggtggcaatGCAGAAGTAATAACTTGTGATGTGCTCCTAGTTTGCATCGGTAGGCGTCCTTTTACAAAAAATCTAGGTCTTGAGGAAATTGGAATAGAACTTGATAAGAGGGGTAGAATTCCAGTCAACAACAGATTCCAAACCAAGATTCCAAA CATCTATGCTATTGGTGATGTAGTTGCTGGACCTATGCTGGCCCACAAAGCTGAGGATGAAGGCATTCTTTGTGTAGAAGGCATGGCTGGGGGAGCGGTTCACATTGACTACAACTGCGTTCCCTCTGTGATCTACACTCACCCTGAAGTGGCCTGGGTGGGCAAGTCAGAAGAACAGCTGAAAGAAGAG GGTGTGGAATACAAAATTGGGAAATTTCCATTTGCTGCGAACAGTAGAGCAAAGACAAATGCTGACACAGATGGCATGGTGAAGATACTTAGTCACAAGTCGACAGACAGGATGTTGGGTGCTCACATTTTAGGCTCA GGTGCTGGTGAAATGGTGAATGAAGCTGCCCTTGCTATGGAATATGGAGCATCATGTGAAGATGTAGCCAGAGTTTGCCATGCCCATCCA ACGGTGTCAGAAGCCTTCAGGGAAGCAAACCTAGCAGCATCCTTTGGCAAAGCTATCAACTTCTAA